ATGTCGATGTCCGCCGCTTGGGCCCGGTACGACGCCCGGCTGCCGGCCTGCCCCAGCGGCGGCAGGGGAGAAAAGTCGTCCATGACCATGCGCTCCGGGTGGCGGCTGAAAACGGGCAGGAGAGGATCGAGGCGGGACAGCCGCCGCGTCTCCTTTTTCATCATGGCCCAGGCGGAGGTGGCGCGCAACTGCTCCCGCCCGCCGCTATCTTTCACTTGGAACTCGCGCACGGCGAAGAGGCGGTGGCGTCCCGCGGGCCAGGTGGCGATTTGGATGGTCTGCCCGGCCGGGGGGATGGCTTGCACCTGGACGTGGAGGCGGGCCAGCACCCAGGTCAGCCCCTTGGCGTGGAGCTCGCGCATCCCCGCGCCCAGTTTCGCGGCATTGCGGCCGGCCGTCTCCATCATCTCCTCGAGCATGGCCAGCAGCCGCCCGGTCCGGGAAGCATCCCCGGCGCCCGCGGGCATGACGAACGTTTCGTTGTAGACGCTGGCTTCCATTGCCTGTTATTGTTTTATTCCTTGATTTCGTTCAAGTCGCGGATGATGTAGACGTCGTAGTCGCCCAAGCGCTGGAAGCCGGCTTTCGTGTAGTAATGAATGGCCCGTTCGTTGTCGCGGTGCACCTCGAGCTTGATCTGGAGGCCCGTCTCCTTGGCGATACGCAGCGATTCGCGCAGCAGCGGTTTGGAAAATCCCCCGCCCTGGAATTTCGGGTCGATGGCGAAGTGGTGCAGATGCAGGCGGCGGCCGTCGTTGGTCAGCCAGGAGGTGCCGATCACGGTGTCGCTTGCCTTGTCAACCAACACCAGCAGGCGGCCGCTGCGGCGCAGCGTGTTTTCGATCACCTCGG
Above is a window of Candidatus Aminicenantes bacterium DNA encoding:
- a CDS encoding thioesterase is translated as MEASVYNETFVMPAGAGDASRTGRLLAMLEEMMETAGRNAAKLGAGMRELHAKGLTWVLARLHVQVQAIPPAGQTIQIATWPAGRHRLFAVREFQVKDSGGREQLRATSAWAMMKKETRRLSRLDPLLPVFSRHPERMVMDDFSPLPPLGQAGSRASYRAQAADIDINDHVNNTVYLDWALRALSERVIPPGPLAMEAAFMGEARLGDEILCRSERARTGDKTIVGQSLQDAASGRELTRLRWTFRASAV
- a CDS encoding GNAT family N-acetyltransferase; the protein is MEKEASYTIRDYWAADYPHVADIWERTGISTPGRGDTAEVIENTLRRSGRLLVLVDKASDTVIGTSWLTNDGRRLHLHHFAIDPKFQGGGFSKPLLRESLRIAKETGLQIKLEVHRDNERAIHYYTKAGFQRLGDYDVYIIRDLNEIKE